The following coding sequences are from one Epilithonimonas vandammei window:
- a CDS encoding ABC transporter permease subunit: MIRLLKLEYFKNLNYNPFRIFALLYFLVLTLLLFIGLVDFDLAGLKVNLKEQGMYNFPGIWNFTTYIVGLLKIFLGCIIVFSICQEFSNRMFKQNIIDGLSREEFIASKLLTILVFTIFSTLLVFTIALVLGKTYSDTQDAELIFKEIYFIFNYFLKLFTFFTFLMFLSVLFRKSIFVFLGFFMLWFVEGVFSGIEKFMLLKNVAQKDKARLMLENHFITDYLPLESMSSLIPNPLVRTKMAQMIGMDFKFDYPVYSVIACLVWSLIFIGGSYLILKKKDW; this comes from the coding sequence ATGATACGCCTTCTAAAATTAGAATATTTCAAAAACTTGAACTACAATCCATTTAGGATCTTTGCATTGCTGTATTTTCTTGTTCTCACTTTGCTCTTGTTTATTGGTTTAGTAGATTTTGATCTCGCGGGACTCAAAGTTAATCTGAAAGAACAGGGAATGTATAATTTTCCCGGAATTTGGAATTTTACCACCTATATTGTCGGCCTGCTAAAGATTTTTCTAGGATGCATCATTGTGTTTTCTATTTGTCAGGAATTCAGTAATAGGATGTTTAAGCAAAACATCATCGATGGTCTTAGCAGAGAAGAATTTATAGCTTCCAAATTGCTAACCATTCTGGTTTTTACTATTTTTTCTACACTGCTTGTTTTTACAATTGCGCTCGTTCTTGGAAAGACTTATTCTGATACGCAGGATGCTGAATTAATTTTTAAAGAAATTTATTTTATTTTCAATTATTTTCTCAAATTATTTACATTCTTCACATTCTTGATGTTCTTATCTGTTTTGTTTAGAAAATCGATTTTTGTTTTTCTTGGGTTTTTTATGCTCTGGTTTGTAGAAGGCGTTTTTTCCGGAATTGAAAAGTTTATGCTTTTGAAAAATGTAGCACAAAAAGACAAAGCTCGATTGATGCTGGAAAATCATTTCATCACTGACTATCTCCCATTGGAAAGTATGTCCAGCCTGATTCCAAACCCATTAGTAAGAACCAAAATGGCTCAGATGATTGGCATGGATTTTAAGTTTGATTATCCGGTTTATAGTGTTATTGCATGTCTTGTCTGGTCGTTAATTTTTATCGGTGGCAGCTATTTAATTCTTAAAAAGAAAGATTGGTAA